CAAAAGATTGAACTAACCTTCTTCTGCTGTTGCATAGAAGGCCTCACACTGGCAACATCACCCACCACAATCACATTATTAACATTGTTTCTCTCATCCCTTTCAGTTGGTGAAATTGTCGAATGTCTCCAGTTTCCATTTATAATGTACTTATAGTAGTACCTAGTATACAAAGATAACAATTTTCTAAGTTGTAAAAACTAATGCCAGCAAGACATGTAGAAGAAAAGGATAGAGAGCATAAACAAATTCTACCAATGACATTCAGTACTAAAAGACTTGAAAATAACAAATATGAATACCAGGTAATAAAACTGTCAAATGATAGATGCAATACCAATGACGACTAGTACTGCAAAATTCAAGTTAAGAGGCATTTTCTGCAATTTGGTAATACAAATGACTAAAATGCACTCAATGCAGAATGATGGTTTGGTTCAAAGAAGACCTATGCCAAAACTGATCATGGAACAGACAGGCTTGCATTTGACATGTCAAAAGATCTGTATACTAAACAAGGGAAACCCAGACTTGGCACTTATAGAGTTCCATTAGAAGCTTGAAATCCAATATTCTTAAGAGAATCTATCAATATTCttaagagagagaaaaacaCAACTTACTTTCCCTGTGGGAGTCTAACTTCCGCCTCAAATCTAGGGCCACTTTTGTGGACTGCTCTAATCGGTTCTTTCCAGTTCCCAGTAAAATCCCCAACCAACCAGACTTGATCTCCCTGTCATAAAAAGTGACAATATCTTCACCGTTGTGGATATAACATATTCAGCACATGTACATGATAAAGAAGAACAGCACAAGTGCCAACCCTACCAAGAAGGCAAGAAGAAAAGATATTTCACAAATTGCATAAACGTTCTCACTAATTTTCGGTTTTTTAGCATTATTATTAATGGAATAAATAAGCACTGAGCTGATTTACCTCAGGTCCATTCCACACAAAGGTAACTGCATGTGTTGCAGGTCCATCATGTCTACCACTTTCCACCATAGCTATCAGATCCCATGTTCCCCAGGCAATGGCTGGCCTgcacattattattactattatttctttttaaattatgaaaccttatactatacacaaaatatCACAGAAATTTATTACTTTACATTGGCTGTTAGCAATACCTCTTAACGGAGAAAACTAATAGTAAAAGCAAGTTGAATatagctaaaaaaaaatttagaaaaagctcaaatatgcatcaattgaGGCAATGAAAACATGATCCCTGTGATACCATCAGTAGTTATGGTTTCAAATGCCTAACTGCTGACAACAATGACATGCTTCAAGAGGAATCTAAGGTTCTTGAGATTAAATCCTAGAAAAGTTCtacaattttgttatttgtCATTGACGCATCACACATAGCAACTGCAAAAATCCTCATAGATTAGTCAACCATTCTTTAATAACCACTACTTGtgcattaaaaagaaaacacacTCACACATGCAAACACATGTttgagagattaaaaaaattaaattaaattaaaaagaagaagagtatAAGTTTATGAGAATAACCTGTCAGGCTTGCATGAATGCAAGCCAGTGACAAAATTGTAGGCAGCATGAAGGGAAGTATCTGTCATCCAATGAAGGTATGCAATCACACAAGCGGGAGATCGATCAAAACCATTGGTACAGGTGACATAAACACGATGGTTCTTTTTCAACAAGCGAAGAAGAAGACCAACGCTAAATGGTAGTTTCTTCCTCATGTCAAAAGAATCTCCGTCCCTGCAGAAGAAATGAATCTTGATCAACGACTTTCCTTTACCATCTGCTATATTGAATGGTACTACTCCATATCGTCTAGATGTTCCTTTATATCAGAGTAACCAACTAATAGGTCCCAGTAGTAGTCTACATCATATTTCATGGGGGAGTAGAATGGAGAGAAAAATAGACCTTGAAGTCGTTGATACCTTATGGGATAGTTGATCATAAGGATATTAAACTTTTGGCATGATTCATTAATTTCTTTTGGCTTGATTCCCCAATTTTCTGCCTCAATTCCACCCTGAAAGTTCAGCACAGCAGTGATCCCCTGATGCAGACATTCCCTGGATTATACACAAGTAACTGAACGAAAAACAGCTAAATCCACAAATGAACACACCACAGACTCAATCttatatttgtgttatctaATTATCTATATTATACTTCTCTGGCTATGAGGGACACCATCAAAACTAATGGAAATCACTTCTGTGAACATATGGATAAAAGTGAAATTGTATATACACACCAAAACAATAGACatttaaaatgtattatttttatataatagttaaaaagaagaaacaaagaagaCCCCTTAAATCAGAATGTCCACAGTTCTCACCACTACATTAGACAGCATCTCAACATCGGCTTCCCTTTGTATGCATGATCCAACATATATTTGTTCTGTGATCTGACACAATGCATTTGCAAGTAACAAAGTGAATAAGTGTCAAAAGAAGGCATAACAAGAGGGCTCATTTTAACAAATTAAGGATGAAATTCTGAAATTGATGTTACAgtaattaacatttaaaaaatctttGTAAAGAAATCATATCGCAAATGAATTCAGCTCAAGAAAACATTTTATACAACTTCAAAAGATTAACAATTGAAATATGCAGGGAAGGGGTGCTCAATATCATACCTTGCTATATCTCATACCAAGAGCATGATTGTAGTATAGCTCCCCCTTTGATCGGTCCAACGCCTTTATGTATTCTTCTAATGGAAAACTCCCATGAGCCCATTCAGCATCTCCTGTGTTGCTCTCGCAGAAGATATTCACAAGCGGACTAAACGGTATCGGAGGGGTATTGTTCAGTGCATTTTGCTCTCTGTTTTCATTTTGACTATCCAAAACTTTCCATCCTTGGGAAGTAAGAAATTTAGATGAAAATGAGGCAAACCCAGAATTCCCACTGCTCTCACACGAGGTTCTTAAGTTTGAGGAAAGCAAATTCTTGTTCCAAGTGACTACAGGAACACGCCCTCTATTAAAAAGAATATCAACATCATCCATAAGATACAACTGGTGGATAGGAAATGGGGAGAAAGGTCTTTCAAGAACAAGGCTACAGGATCCTGAGTTATCTTGCATCATCTTCCTACAGAAACCATTACAAGAAACATCCACTTATTGGTTTGCCAACTGAAGAGACTTTTGTATGTGACATTATATTTCTTgacaaagaaaatatatagtatcTCATACTCTATATCACCAAAGTCCTTGATCTCAGTAAGACTACCACTTGAAGATTCACCCGCCTTTTTCAAAGTATCACCCACCATAACTATTCTCGACTTTTCAGCATTTCCCTGCAAAGTACTTCGACTAAGTAGGGACAATACAGACTACCAAGTTGGTAATATGAAATTAACAGAAGTAAAAACCACAATACATTCATAAAAGAGCATACTCGAATGTAAGTAAATATAAACACTACTAGAGATTTGGCTATGAAGCCACTATAAAATTGAGAAGACTTACCCCCTTCTTGAGAGCATGAACGAAAATCTTTCCATCAACGGAGAGGGCGAAGCGAATGCCAAGCGGCTTCTCCAGTACGACCATGTACTCGTTCAAATTCATCTTGAAAGACGAAACATTCGAAGCAGCCATCGCGATAACCCTAGAAATCCTTCGGCGTGGCAACCGCTTCTCAACCGCCAGTTCATTGCTCAAACACAATTCCTTACCCCAAAAGGACGAACAACTCTCACTTTTTCCTAACCTCTTCGTCGAAGAAGAGAAGCTCCGATTGAAAGGAGAGTGATCAAAGCCTCTGAAACTTGGAATTTGCAGCGAACACATTATGAGTGCGATTTTACTTAGCTCTCACGATCAACAAAACCAAATATCACCGAAATGCTtctatttagattattttaatcCGAATGGACATGCAGTGAGATTCGAGCTGATTCTTGGAGCTTGGAGGCATGTGATTGGCCGTTATTAGAAGATAATTGAGGAAGAGCCGCCGTAAAGTGGAGCTAAGACACTACTGGCCATGTGAGCTTTGTCCGTGTATTCAAAGGGGACTTTGCCCATATGCACcggatcctcagacgttaatCTCATGAgatattttctcttctttttcaatCAATCTTCATAAAGACATGGGCCTCATTATGGCCCATTATGCATGGAAGGTATGCCCATATTCTAAAAAGGCTATAACCTTTTTCAGTTAAAAGTCTATAATActgtactccgtattaaataagaataatattaaataagaaCATTACAGATAAATAATGAATTAGGCACAACTGAACAGGAAACGTGTTATTAGAAAACTAGACAAGTGGACCTGATCAGCAGTGTAGGCTAATAAATGGCAACCCGTTCTGGGTGGCATGACTATTGTCAGTAGTCACCTTCCTGATTATATTGTTCGGCGCCTGAAAGCTTAACCACTTCATCATAATATGGCTTGACGATAGAAACGAAGAAaatcaaattgaagaaaatcatgcgtatttacattttacaattatatacaatatattgtgtatatatgaTATAACACATGTTTTCTCATTTACTGtaataatgaagaaaattatagtttaaaaaatagaaataaactGTACAATAAGGCGATGGCTTATGAGATCTGAATTTGCGGGTGATTAGAAGGTTTAATGGAGTGGAAACTCTTTGACAAATCCCCAGCGTTGACGTTAGCAAAAAAGCCTACCAAGTCTCGCCGGTACGGTAGATACGATTTCCGTTTCTCACCTTCCTTGGCCGCTTTATTGCGCAAGTAAAACGCCTCGTGAGCGGCCATCGACGGCGGCGGCGCTGcctccttattcttcttcaCCTTTGTTTTCCCGGCGACCTTCAATACCAAGCCGGATTCCTTCGATTTCgagttttcttccttttttggAGTCAAAAATACGTAACTGTCATTGACGTCACTGTTCATCCGGCGCAACAAATCGCGAAGCTTCCATCGCTTCGATGCCGATCCTGTAGAGCTACTCTTCTTACATTCAGTCGGAAACGATTCGTTCCTTTTCGGACGCCACACGCAGTACGTCCCCGGCGGCAAACTCTCCAACTCATCGACTTCCGATGACGATGAGGACGACTGCGGTTCGAGATCATTATCTTCCTTCCCTTGTACGAACAAATCTCTCAGCGGAATCCGTATCGAACTATCCACATCACGAGCACACAATTCCTCCTTACCTTCATCATCTCCTTGATCCTGCTCCGCATCTAACAAAAGCTTGCGGTTGAAAACGGGGAAAACGGAACCAATTTGACCGTCGTAAAAGCACTCATCGGCAAAAGCTTCTGAATGTTCCGGAACCAAAGAGAACTCAAAATCCTCCTCTTCATCGAGCTCCTCGGCGATAAATTCAACAGGCGCAGAACTCTCTCGCTTAAATTCATCTGCCGTTCTAGCGGCGATCTCGGCTAATCTATCTGACGAGTAGCTGCTGAAACTGGGGCAGTATTCCTCTATTTTCTGCATTTTTTGTTGGTAATTTTGGAGATCCATACGGCGAATGCGAGTACCAAGTCTTACGATCGaggtgtctatatatataatccgtATACTACAAGGGTAACCCTGACGTAATAGCTTAGTTAGGTGGCCACTAGATAGCCAGGAACGAGTGTTCTCGGTTTGTAGTTTTTACTTTTTGCACACGACTCGTGCGGGTTTACACGTTGGCTTCTAGAACATAGTGGTTGTTAAAGTCCCGCGTTTTATGCCCAGTTTAGTAAATTTAGTCAGCCATTATTGACATTTGTACCTAGTGCTTCTCCATGTGTCCCTATACTAATATTATTGAGGGCATAGTAATTTGGAAAGAGTTACATGGATTCGTAATTTTTACTGTAAATGGCAAGATATGATAAGTTATCTTTATTTTGTGATCAAAGAAAGtgttaacattaattttttgtgtGAGAGAGTAAAAGTAAGAAGTAGGATTTTGAAGTACAAGTAGTATTTTTCATTTGGAAAATACATgtaatttcactttttactctcaatttttttttacttcatctCACAAATGTTTGATGTGACACTTTTTCTTAGACCTATATAAGGCTTTCTCCATTAGTGACATTAGGTGAgtttttaaaatagtaaaaactAAATGTTGGGTTTTTAATAAATGTGGGGTGAGTTTTTAAGggtatttttcttttgtaaatATTGAGATTTTGGCAGACAAAGGTGGGGCCCACTATGCTGCAAAGGTTGCGCCTCACTTGCATGAGACGCAACTTTCGTGCCCAGGCGGGCACGTGCAGTGGCGTGTAAatacaaatttcttttttcagtttttgtttttgttttgtttttttccttttctttttttcttctactattattttctctttccgaATCACACATGTAAAATATCTTCAAAAATCGATCACTGTACTATTAATGAAGGCCTACTGAAAATATTTGATTCTTGTTTGTCACATCATGGAGTAAAAGTGAAGGAGTATAATTTAGGaatacatgtagtagaactctagTTATTTAACTTATTTTCACACATGGGAGGTGACTATTTATGCTTGAGTAAgttgaaaaaatagttataaacagatactacattgtaacagagtcggtaatactaaaaaaaaaacttattttccctaaaaaaaatcaatttatgtCTAGAAAAAATGAACAGgtgaatgaaaacaaaatatcaatttgattttacatctttatttaattattttttaatcatatatttttagttaagatttttatatttgcaataaatcaatttaattatttattattgacaTTGAAAACTCACCAGAATATATAACTTATTCTTTTGACCCAAACCTTCAATGTCATTATCTTTACTTaccaataaatataataattgccCTTAAAATCAACTTGTTCAGGTGAGATTTAGTGAGAACATCCAATGGAAAGAGGTTGAAGATGAAAGTAGTGGCTacattttcttaatatttaCAAATGGGTGGTCAAGTTGAATGGTTAAGTAACAAAGTAGATGGATTACCAAATTAGTTTAGGTGAAAGATGTTTAAGTCATTTAAATATGTGATAAATGTTTGAGAGTCTCACAAGAAAAATCTTATGTAATatgttcaattaatttcatGCTCCGTCTACTTGATCGGCTAATTCTTTCGAGGCGGACCGCTACCCATATATGCACTTTGGACCAAACTCACTATGTGACCCTAGCAAACGATCACATAACCAATCTAAATTATTCATAACCGCTTAAACCAAAAAGTCTAATAAATAGCTCTCACCTACAATCGaacttataaaattattattaacaatcTAATTATCCAATTAACTTAGTTTTGATTGTCCCAAGCTATGTTTTTCTTCTTTGATCTCTCAATAGGTTGATTTTGCAAACTCAAGGACCCTGCCACCCTGACCCACAGAGCATTTGAAATTATGTAAATAACGGTAACTTAATGGCTTAATTGACAGGGTCAAATATTGGTATTCAcaaccatgttttttttttttttaatggatggtttttcaaaataataagaataaattatGGTAATTGGTACATATCATATCAGCTGCATTAAAAACAATTTCCATGAACGGATTTCAACCTTTGTTTAAGTGATTAACTTAATTGgtcaattaaataataatatattatagataCCGACGCAAGGAAACAACtgtgtaattttaaatttcagtcTTTTTAAGAAGCTTCCAAACACTCCCACGGATGATGGGAGtgtgttcgagcctcagtgaaggaAACTGttgactatttgtgcttcattaggttgagaaagtaactatgaacatatactacattgtaacaaagtcagtagtacttaaaaaaaaaaaaaaaaaaaaaaaaaaaaaaaaaaaagcttccaAACATGGTTGCTTAAAACAATACAATGATGATAATTTGCGTAATTTTGGATATATTACTTGTAgtttatttaacaatataatatgttattCTCGAAGGCCGCCATTGTCGTCCTCTAGAAGCTCGCGCGGTTCACACTTCACATGTTGCGAAATTTGCAGACCAGGAGGTTCGGctgtttctcaaaaaaaatgaGGTTCGGCTGTTTTTCAGAAAAAAATGAGGTTTGGATGTTTCTCAGAAAAAAAGGAGGTTCggatgtttctcaaaaaaaaaaaaggaggttcggatgtttattaaaaaaaaaaaaagaaaaaagaaaaaaagaaggagGTTCGGCTGTAAGCTACTGACCAAAACAAGTGGAGTCAAAATGGTTGCTTTCATATGCAGAATTTTTACAATTTGAAAGGAGCAGCTGACCGCGTCAAGATATTGActgtcattttctttttgttaagtATCCTGTTTTGTCTGATGTCCGGACTACAACTCCCGAGTGTTTGatataatgaaattgtaattttattcctattaaactctatttaattagaagaaattataattttgggtcacacttgtgtgagaccgtctcacgaatccttattcgtgatATGGACCGGGTCGGGTCAacgcaccatgcaaatgtcatacttatatgtgcaaatctcacacttatatgttcaaatataacactaatcaaaaaatacaatttttgttacttataagagaaaaagtaatacatttttcataataagtaatgttgacaagtgcttctcacttataagggcaaatataatacttttgaggaaaaatgtaatacttttaaatcgaaatgcaaaagtattgtattttcctttaaaagtattacatttaccataataagtaacaaaaaatttattccttattagtattacatttgagcatataagtatgacatttgtgtatataagtgttacatttacatcttgacctGACCTGACCTgacctgacccgacccgacccgacccgtctcatggtgaaacggtctcacacaagtttttgcctataattttacattttgtggaattgtaattcaataatGGATTATATTTTGTCTTTGTTATTATCATTATGTTAATACATGGCATTTTTTCTTTGTGTGTgtaaaatcctaaaaataaaaaacctcaATCGATGAGAATGTTTTAAAAGTTTCATTACATACGCATAAGtctacatttattatttattttacgaAAGAAATGCTCTGAATGAAGTCAATATCCTCGCGATAAAAAGACTATAATAAAGAAAATCAATTTAAGTTGAATCCTTGCAAACAAATTACCACAATTAAGTAAACAAGTCTAAGTTGTCAATATCTAATAAGCCCCAATCAATGAGAGGCAATAAACAACTTCCATAAGCagtcaaacttaaaatcttaTAAGTACTAAATTAACTATCTGACtaactgtttaaaaaaaaaaaaaaactatctaaCTAACTCAACAATAATTCTCTTTAAACTGCtcaaattattttgtagacATACAAAATGAACCCTGatccaaaatacaaaatttacatattgaatattcacaatttacatactacaTGTTCACAATTCAGACTGTGAATATTTAAcatgtaaattgtaaatattcagtatAGAAATGAACACGAGTTCACCTTACAATGTGGACCCGGATCCATGGTATAAACATGATTCAAAATGTACCAAAAAAGAGTCACGAATTCACGTGGCAATGAGCCCACAGCACGAAATGGTTGTGGGGTTTACAGGCCCAACCCAAAAGGTGGAATGCTACGTGTTAGGTCCATGGACCATTTATAGGCCTAAATGCCTAATCTCCAAATCCTTAGATGGGAAGGAAATGATAACAAAGAAGAAGCACACAATATGGAAAAAGGGGAGAAAATGAAGAGAACGCAGAAAATAATCGGCCAATAATGACATAGTTTTCACTTGCTGTTGCCACGCTAGTGATCAGCTGTAACAGCCCAACATGATCTGTCTTCCATCAACGTCAAACATGGCATCGACCCTTATTTTATCACGTCAACAACTTTAAATGAAAAATTCTGTCAAACTATTATTTATGTAatgattattttctataattttacgatttacatttttatatcaatataatgtttaatgtagtatacaatttatattctaaactAAATAAGTCTGGCTGCATGGACGGCTCAGTTAGTCGTGAAGTTTGGAGAAAGAATTAGAGATTAAATCTCACTAGTTTTTTGTGCGTAGTAAACAAATGTCTAGCATTTATTTTCAACTGAGTTACAATGATTTACATCATCTCATATGTTTTATCGAGACAGAACGTGAAAACCTTGTGGATTAGGACCTATTGAGAACAATTAAATAAGTCGAAAATAAACATTTACTGAACATACTCGAAGTGGGATTGCTTTAATGTATTCTTGCTAATTTTTTTGGGAGTGTTTTTGGTCTAAAGAATGTTTTTATACAATGATGGCATTTCAACAATCTCTTAAAATTGTGGtaataatgaaaatttcaaTAAGGTAacccaaattaattaaaagttgaaaattttcatAAGATGTACTCCTTATCATGTTATGATAAACTAAAAAAGATTATAGGTTTTGACATTAATGATTTATCTTCTTATGATCTTTTACCCCTTAGAGTCATACCATAAAATACATAACATGTTTCCCTCGTAATCCAAAAAAAGTCTtatatcattttgatttttatgtAGTAACCACAATTTATTTTCTCACCATTCCCACCAACACAATAAAATagcaataataattaataatattaattacatattaaaatataaaagtatttgtttccaaaaaaaaaaatataaaagtattaaatgCATTTTCCCAAATTAGATTCTATTCCCTGTCTGAAATTATTTTAACGGTGAAGATTAAATCGCAGCATCCGTGGACGGCTAACTACGAGGGA
This portion of the Ipomoea triloba cultivar NCNSP0323 chromosome 5, ASM357664v1 genome encodes:
- the LOC116020543 gene encoding uncharacterized protein LOC116020543, whose product is MQKIEEYCPSFSSYSSDRLAEIAARTADEFKRESSAPVEFIAEELDEEEDFEFSLVPEHSEAFADECFYDGQIGSVFPVFNRKLLLDAEQDQGDDEGKEELCARDVDSSIRIPLRDLFVQGKEDNDLEPQSSSSSSEVDELESLPPGTYCVWRPKRNESFPTECKKSSSTGSASKRWKLRDLLRRMNSDVNDSYVFLTPKKEENSKSKESGLVLKVAGKTKVKKNKEAAPPPSMAAHEAFYLRNKAAKEGEKRKSYLPYRRDLVGFFANVNAGDLSKSFHSIKPSNHPQIQIS
- the LOC116019961 gene encoding phosphoglucan phosphatase LSF1, chloroplastic, whose product is MCSLQIPSFRGFDHSPFNRSFSSSTKRLGKSESCSSFWGKELCLSNELAVEKRLPRRRISRVIAMAASNVSSFKMNLNEYMVVLEKPLGIRFALSVDGKIFVHALKKGGNAEKSRIVMVGDTLKKAGESSSGSLTEIKDFGDIEKMMQDNSGSCSLVLERPFSPFPIHQLYLMDDVDILFNRGRVPVVTWNKNLLSSNLRTSCESSGNSGFASFSSKFLTSQGWKVLDSQNENREQNALNNTPPIPFSPLVNIFCESNTGDAEWAHGSFPLEEYIKALDRSKGELYYNHALGMRYSKITEQIYVGSCIQREADVEMLSNVVGITAVLNFQGGIEAENWGIKPKEINESCQKFNILMINYPIRDGDSFDMRKKLPFSVGLLLRLLKKNHRVYVTCTNGFDRSPACVIAYLHWMTDTSLHAAYNFVTGLHSCKPDRPAIAWGTWDLIAMVESGRHDGPATHAVTFVWNGPEGDQVWLVGDFTGNWKEPIRAVHKSGPRFEAEVRLPQGKYYYKYIINGNWRHSTISPTERDERNNVNNVIVVGDVASVRPSMQQQKKDVNIIKVIERPLTENERFMLAKAARCIAFSICPIRLAPK